Proteins from a single region of Corynebacterium casei LMG S-19264:
- the wecB gene encoding non-hydrolyzing UDP-N-acetylglucosamine 2-epimerase: protein MSKPKIMTVYGTRPEAIKVAPVIKALEADDRFESIAVSTGQHKEMLEQVNTMFGIKPAYDLGLMKPGQGLNEIVSRAIAGLDEIIAEVEPDVVISQGDTSTAMAAAMAGFHRGIKIVHLEAGLRTGDIFSPFPEEANRKIIGQVASLHLAPTEGSLENLRMENFRSKDIVVTGNTVIDALLEAASWDTTFAHPKLQEAAASDKRMVVVTTHRRENLDAMKEIGGAVQDLATEYPDINFALPLHLNPAVRQAVLPEVESLENVIITDPLPYDQFTKLQGRATIILTDSGGVQEEAPSLGKPVLVMRQNTERPEAVVAGTVKLVGTNRSLIVAEAKLLLDDEAAFEAMANAVNPYGDGKGAERSVAAIGALLGLGERAENFSPGTGAEEERIPRFDEVVNDGN, encoded by the coding sequence ATGAGCAAGCCGAAGATTATGACGGTGTACGGTACCCGTCCAGAGGCTATCAAGGTTGCCCCTGTCATTAAGGCGCTTGAGGCTGACGATCGCTTTGAGTCGATTGCAGTATCTACTGGTCAGCATAAGGAAATGCTGGAGCAGGTAAATACCATGTTTGGTATCAAGCCAGCTTACGACTTGGGGCTTATGAAGCCGGGGCAGGGGCTTAATGAAATTGTCTCTCGCGCAATTGCAGGACTTGATGAAATCATTGCTGAAGTTGAGCCTGACGTAGTCATCTCTCAAGGTGACACTTCAACTGCTATGGCTGCTGCAATGGCTGGTTTCCACCGTGGGATAAAGATTGTTCACCTTGAGGCCGGTCTGCGCACAGGAGATATTTTCTCCCCATTCCCGGAAGAAGCTAACCGAAAGATCATCGGCCAGGTCGCCTCCCTCCATCTTGCTCCGACGGAGGGCTCACTAGAGAATCTTCGGATGGAAAACTTCCGTTCCAAGGACATCGTGGTCACAGGTAACACCGTTATTGACGCACTTTTGGAAGCAGCAAGTTGGGATACCACCTTCGCGCATCCAAAGCTTCAGGAAGCTGCCGCATCGGATAAGCGCATGGTAGTTGTTACTACTCACCGCCGTGAGAACCTCGATGCGATGAAGGAAATCGGAGGCGCAGTTCAAGATCTTGCAACTGAGTACCCTGATATAAACTTCGCGCTTCCATTGCATTTGAACCCTGCTGTGCGCCAAGCAGTGTTGCCCGAGGTTGAGAGCCTTGAGAACGTAATCATTACAGACCCACTTCCATATGATCAGTTCACGAAGCTTCAGGGTCGAGCAACCATCATTCTGACCGACTCGGGCGGAGTTCAGGAAGAGGCACCATCCTTGGGTAAGCCGGTTTTGGTTATGCGCCAGAACACCGAACGTCCGGAGGCAGTAGTCGCTGGCACTGTGAAGTTGGTCGGAACCAACCGCTCCCTAATCGTTGCGGAAGCCAAGCTACTTTTGGACGATGAGGCTGCTTTTGAAGCAATGGCTAATGCAGTTAACCCATACGGTGACGGCAAGGGCGCGGAGCGCTCAGTAGCGGCTATTGGCGCGCTATTAGGTCTGGGGGAACGCGCTGAAAATTTTTCGCCGGGAACCGGGGCTGAAGAGGAGCGCATCCCACGGTTCGATGAAGTTGTCAATGATGGAAACTAG
- a CDS encoding glycosyltransferase, with protein sequence MNQAAVAAAALWVIGKKPGVLRNYQPDLIIGSVPALPTSVVTYIASKRFKAPYVIDLRDAWPDLISEHERWNSGLGDPSFREKVLSRGPVQVLGFVTKWAMNYSLRESDGLIVTSSLLGKALKERFDEQQKSVDKPISVIRNVFPPEINQRVSEHEERSADCLNVLYAGTLGRAQNLTNAIRAVARTGEGGYQVNLRFVGAGAARQELVRLAKDLNVKVEFSSKLAADELAEQYKWADTALVHLTDWPALEQAVPSKTYELMNLGIHISAVASGETMELIEALEAGHVVAPESPEALAQLWMKLIDEPRLLDVSTVGAKWVAEERVNVAPREFLRMIDNFETD encoded by the coding sequence TTGAATCAAGCTGCCGTTGCAGCAGCAGCACTCTGGGTAATTGGCAAAAAGCCCGGCGTGCTGCGCAATTACCAACCGGACTTAATAATTGGTTCGGTTCCTGCGCTTCCTACATCTGTGGTCACTTACATCGCTTCGAAGCGGTTCAAAGCACCCTACGTAATAGATCTCCGAGATGCTTGGCCCGACTTGATTAGCGAACATGAACGATGGAATTCAGGCTTGGGAGATCCGTCGTTTCGAGAAAAGGTTCTCTCAAGAGGTCCAGTGCAAGTGCTTGGTTTTGTAACTAAATGGGCCATGAACTACAGCCTCCGAGAGTCTGACGGTTTGATTGTGACCTCATCACTCCTTGGCAAAGCGTTGAAGGAGCGGTTCGATGAACAGCAAAAGTCCGTAGACAAGCCAATTTCTGTTATTCGAAACGTATTTCCACCTGAAATTAATCAACGAGTATCCGAACATGAGGAGCGCTCGGCTGATTGTTTAAATGTGTTGTATGCGGGAACGCTTGGGCGTGCCCAGAATTTGACGAACGCTATTCGCGCTGTTGCGAGAACAGGAGAAGGCGGCTATCAGGTCAATCTCCGGTTTGTCGGTGCGGGCGCAGCACGTCAAGAACTAGTGCGCCTTGCAAAAGATTTGAATGTGAAAGTTGAATTCAGCTCTAAGCTTGCTGCGGATGAATTGGCTGAGCAGTATAAATGGGCTGATACTGCCTTAGTGCATTTAACTGATTGGCCCGCTCTTGAACAGGCAGTGCCTTCAAAGACTTACGAACTGATGAATTTAGGTATCCATATCAGCGCTGTCGCTTCAGGTGAGACTATGGAATTGATAGAGGCACTCGAGGCTGGACATGTCGTTGCCCCTGAATCACCTGAGGCACTTGCACAACTTTGGATGAAATTAATTGATGAGCCTCGGTTGTTGGATGTTTCAACTGTTGGCGCAAAATGGGTTGCTGAAGAGCGCGTGAATGTGGCACCTCGTGAGTTTTTGCGGATGATCGATAACTTCGAAACTGATTGA
- a CDS encoding glycosyltransferase family 4 protein yields the protein MKSYIQRASLAASLFGTHLLEDPNDLFVKVSQKLRIFGIPVRTLRLPTPSQYGEDLYEQGQLTLSAEIFEQSGIRGMARARKIRRQLAELDLPILKSRPLDSSCNSKNVLFYLTNSKPYTQSGYTERSHFVLKSLHKHGVNVCAVTRLGYPIVVGEFPIKSNLILDGIEYRQMLPALFPRNKDQQIELAVKMLVEEARRFDAGILHTTTDFKNAIIVSRAARILGIPWVYETRGELQKTWLSKRNPGSQAIAKESEYYVIAESKELEAMQNACALIQLSDVSKGNAVSQGIEEDKIRIIPNAVSSSELGRVFNKADIRQELGLSENKVIVGSITSVVQYEGLDDLIRAIELLPDVHCIIVGEGETKLRLEALVDELSLGKQVRFVGKQPASTIWKWYAALDVFVIPRKDQEVCRTVTPIKTLMAQANGVPVVASDLPALREVTGNNAVYFRPENPQELAGAIRDVLNLDPTKIKTLTDKAREWVRARTWESNAEKLMELYSSRGI from the coding sequence ATGAAATCCTACATTCAACGTGCTTCTTTGGCGGCGAGTCTATTCGGAACTCATCTCTTAGAAGATCCCAATGATCTTTTTGTAAAAGTTAGTCAGAAGCTCCGTATCTTCGGCATACCAGTTCGAACCTTGCGCCTACCTACGCCGAGCCAATACGGTGAAGACTTATACGAACAAGGGCAGCTGACGCTAAGCGCGGAAATATTCGAGCAAAGCGGTATTCGTGGAATGGCCAGAGCCCGAAAGATCCGACGACAGCTTGCTGAACTGGACTTGCCGATTTTGAAGAGTCGACCGCTAGATAGCAGCTGTAATTCCAAAAATGTGCTCTTCTATTTGACGAATTCGAAGCCTTATACGCAATCGGGATATACCGAGCGTAGCCATTTTGTGCTGAAATCTTTGCATAAGCATGGTGTTAATGTATGCGCAGTTACTAGGCTTGGGTACCCCATAGTTGTCGGTGAATTTCCTATTAAGAGCAACCTGATCCTTGATGGTATTGAATACCGGCAAATGCTGCCAGCACTGTTTCCTCGAAACAAGGATCAGCAGATCGAATTAGCCGTCAAAATGCTTGTGGAAGAGGCTCGAAGATTTGATGCGGGGATATTGCACACGACGACTGACTTTAAGAACGCCATTATCGTTTCTCGTGCAGCTCGTATACTTGGGATTCCTTGGGTCTATGAAACGAGGGGGGAGCTCCAAAAGACTTGGCTTTCCAAGAGAAATCCAGGATCTCAGGCAATCGCTAAAGAGTCGGAATACTATGTTATAGCTGAAAGCAAAGAGCTTGAGGCAATGCAAAATGCATGTGCTCTGATCCAGCTGAGTGACGTTTCGAAAGGAAATGCAGTAAGTCAAGGAATAGAAGAAGACAAGATCCGAATTATTCCAAATGCTGTATCAAGTTCGGAGCTCGGCCGTGTGTTCAACAAGGCTGACATTCGCCAAGAACTTGGACTGAGTGAGAATAAAGTCATCGTTGGTTCGATTACGTCTGTGGTCCAGTACGAAGGCTTAGATGACCTGATTAGAGCAATTGAGCTTTTGCCGGATGTTCATTGCATCATTGTGGGTGAAGGCGAAACCAAATTGAGGTTAGAAGCTTTGGTAGATGAACTGAGTCTGGGAAAACAGGTGCGGTTTGTTGGCAAACAACCGGCTTCAACAATTTGGAAGTGGTATGCTGCCCTCGATGTTTTTGTGATTCCACGTAAAGATCAAGAGGTATGCCGTACCGTCACACCAATCAAAACATTAATGGCACAAGCTAACGGCGTACCGGTCGTCGCATCCGATCTTCCCGCTCTTCGCGAAGTAACGGGGAACAATGCAGTCTACTTCCGGCCTGAAAATCCTCAGGAACTAGCAGGAGCTATACGCGATGTTTTAAATTTGGATCCAACTAAGATTAAAACGTTGACGGACAAAGCTAGGGAATGGGTTCGTGCAAGAACCTGGGAATCGAATGCAGAAAAGTTGATGGAGCTATATAGCTCTCGAGGAATCTGA
- a CDS encoding ABC transporter permease gives MSSDNESTEVRTRPVNIEIVDDSELVRLQARPALVSYILSLWNFRHFIWEDTKSKSFSSGKGTYLGQAWILLEPILQVSVYVIVFGLILKVDRGMDNFVGFLLIGVIFFGFFSSGITSGGKLIQRSRNLIKSFTFPKVTLAVSVVLRQMIDHIVPAVIAVTGALLFQWGEPVSFALLGVIPLFLLAHLFAFGCICFAARATAFVPDLAKVLSLVTRALFFTSGVFFSISRFDSHPALTKFVEINPIYQFLQATRSCVLEGVFPSVGVWLYLLAWSVILVIFGFVYFWQAEERYVAVR, from the coding sequence GTGAGTTCAGATAACGAATCAACGGAAGTACGAACACGCCCGGTTAATATTGAGATCGTTGACGACAGCGAGCTTGTTCGATTACAAGCACGGCCTGCGCTAGTTAGTTACATACTTTCGTTGTGGAATTTTCGTCATTTTATTTGGGAAGATACCAAGTCAAAGTCGTTTTCCTCGGGTAAAGGAACTTATCTTGGTCAGGCCTGGATCCTTCTGGAGCCAATCCTCCAAGTTAGTGTCTATGTAATTGTATTTGGGTTGATTTTGAAAGTAGACCGAGGAATGGATAATTTCGTCGGTTTCCTTTTGATCGGTGTGATCTTTTTCGGATTCTTCTCATCAGGAATTACATCAGGTGGAAAACTGATTCAACGATCTCGTAATTTGATCAAGTCCTTCACTTTCCCGAAGGTAACACTCGCTGTTTCAGTTGTGTTGAGGCAAATGATCGACCACATTGTTCCAGCCGTAATCGCTGTCACTGGTGCGTTGCTTTTTCAATGGGGGGAACCAGTAAGTTTCGCTCTATTGGGTGTAATTCCACTCTTCCTGTTGGCGCATCTTTTCGCGTTTGGCTGTATTTGCTTCGCTGCGCGAGCCACTGCCTTCGTGCCAGATTTGGCAAAGGTTCTAAGTCTTGTAACGCGCGCTCTCTTTTTCACTTCAGGAGTATTCTTCTCAATCTCGAGATTCGATTCGCATCCCGCTCTTACAAAATTCGTAGAAATCAATCCGATTTACCAGTTCCTTCAAGCGACACGATCATGCGTGCTCGAAGGTGTATTCCCATCCGTAGGTGTGTGGCTATACCTATTGGCCTGGTCCGTAATCTTAGTAATATTCGGATTCGTGTACTTCTGGCAGGCGGAGGAACGTTATGTTGCAGTCCGATAA
- a CDS encoding ABC transporter ATP-binding protein: MLQSDKVTVVVRKVSKSYDVPKKGKSNLSFKQDKFEALRDISFIAKSGECIGILGKNGSGKSTLLSIIAGNEEATNGMVRVSAQPTLLGVSAALQSHLTGRANIRLGLLAMGLSPKEVKSLIEPVIEWAELTDAADRAMETYSSGMKSRLKFAIATAVNREILMVDEALSTGDATFADKARERMKTFLNDAGTVFIVSHSASTIQKHCSRVIWIHEGQVIADGTTKRVLRKYNLWTKRTAAKNLEGADMVIQNAINRYSQPKIYLESEFAKFQIESERFRSEYRRKEGKHRRDS; the protein is encoded by the coding sequence ATGTTGCAGTCCGATAAAGTCACAGTTGTCGTCCGAAAGGTTTCGAAGTCTTATGACGTTCCTAAAAAGGGAAAATCAAACCTTAGTTTCAAGCAAGACAAATTCGAAGCCCTTCGAGACATATCGTTCATCGCGAAATCGGGTGAGTGTATTGGGATCCTAGGAAAGAATGGCTCGGGTAAGTCGACCCTTTTGAGTATCATTGCGGGAAATGAAGAGGCAACGAACGGGATGGTTCGTGTGTCTGCCCAGCCGACACTACTTGGAGTTTCCGCGGCTCTACAGTCGCATTTGACCGGAAGAGCTAATATTCGGCTGGGTCTCTTGGCAATGGGGCTTTCTCCGAAGGAGGTGAAATCGTTAATCGAGCCAGTGATTGAATGGGCAGAGCTGACGGATGCTGCAGACCGAGCTATGGAAACCTATTCGTCCGGTATGAAGTCTCGATTGAAGTTTGCGATCGCCACCGCAGTTAATCGTGAAATATTGATGGTTGACGAAGCACTATCAACTGGTGATGCAACGTTTGCTGATAAAGCAAGAGAACGAATGAAAACTTTCCTAAACGATGCCGGGACTGTTTTTATCGTTTCGCATTCAGCGTCTACTATCCAAAAGCACTGTTCACGAGTGATCTGGATCCATGAGGGGCAAGTTATTGCAGATGGCACGACGAAGAGAGTACTTCGGAAATACAATCTGTGGACCAAACGTACAGCAGCCAAAAATCTTGAAGGTGCTGACATGGTGATTCAGAATGCCATTAATAGGTACTCTCAACCTAAAATTTACTTAGAATCAGAGTTTGCTAAGTTTCAAATAGAATCTGAACGTTTTCGGTCCGAGTATCGGCGTAAAGAAGGTAAACACCGCCGTGATTCGTAA
- a CDS encoding IS256 family transposase gives MDSVAKRDPEDSAKIKAIEQKLLANPEIAKLIDELGTTATDANDLVRGLLQASVTRGLEAEMDAHLGYSKGDREAKAAGGGDNYRNGSYVKKVDSNYGPVDVTVPRDRQGTFLPTMVPKGSRRLTDVDDMIISLYAGGMTVRDIQHHMATVMRVDISHETISAVTDAVLDEVMIWQNRQLDEFYPVIFLDALRIKVRDGGRVVNKSAFLAIGVDMDGIKHILGIWLAKEEGASFWAHVCANLASRGVQDVFIVCCDGLKGLPEAVEATWPDSMVQTCVVHLIRAANRWVAYGDRKTVSAALKKVYTAPDEATARAALDEFADSELGQKYPQSVKVWTDAWERFVPFLQFPPMARKVIYTTNSIESMNNELRKATRNRVQFTNDDSAIKTLWLMICNIEDKRAAKRAKQGKKAAATSGRLIEGRKVTNWKQAINQMAVAYPERFTNYL, from the coding sequence ATGGATTCTGTGGCGAAACGAGATCCGGAAGATTCCGCGAAGATTAAAGCGATCGAGCAGAAACTGCTGGCGAACCCGGAGATAGCCAAGCTCATTGATGAGCTGGGAACCACAGCAACGGACGCCAACGACCTAGTCCGGGGATTACTGCAAGCTTCGGTCACCCGTGGCTTGGAAGCCGAAATGGATGCCCACCTGGGTTATTCCAAAGGCGATCGTGAGGCCAAAGCGGCCGGTGGTGGCGATAATTATCGCAACGGCTCCTATGTCAAAAAGGTTGATTCGAACTACGGCCCGGTCGATGTCACCGTTCCACGTGATCGGCAGGGCACGTTCTTGCCCACGATGGTGCCGAAAGGCTCACGCAGGTTAACCGATGTCGATGACATGATCATCAGTTTGTATGCCGGTGGCATGACAGTGCGCGATATCCAGCATCATATGGCCACGGTCATGAGGGTTGATATCTCGCATGAAACGATTTCCGCAGTGACTGATGCGGTGCTAGATGAAGTCATGATCTGGCAAAACCGTCAGCTAGACGAGTTCTACCCGGTAATATTCCTCGATGCGCTGCGTATCAAAGTTCGCGACGGTGGACGAGTAGTTAACAAGTCCGCCTTTTTGGCTATCGGCGTGGATATGGACGGGATCAAACACATCCTGGGTATCTGGTTGGCGAAAGAAGAAGGCGCCTCCTTCTGGGCTCATGTGTGCGCGAACCTGGCAAGCCGTGGAGTCCAGGACGTGTTTATTGTCTGCTGCGATGGTTTGAAGGGCCTGCCGGAAGCGGTGGAAGCAACGTGGCCGGATTCGATGGTGCAGACCTGTGTGGTGCATTTGATTCGTGCAGCAAACCGGTGGGTGGCCTATGGCGATCGTAAGACCGTATCTGCGGCGTTGAAGAAGGTGTATACCGCGCCTGACGAGGCAACCGCACGTGCAGCGTTGGATGAATTCGCCGACTCAGAACTGGGCCAGAAATATCCCCAATCAGTCAAGGTCTGGACGGATGCGTGGGAGCGTTTCGTGCCGTTTCTGCAGTTCCCGCCGATGGCCAGAAAGGTCATCTATACGACAAACTCGATTGAGTCGATGAATAACGAGCTGCGTAAAGCTACCCGTAACCGCGTGCAATTTACCAATGATGATTCCGCGATTAAGACGCTGTGGTTGATGATCTGCAATATTGAGGATAAACGTGCGGCTAAACGCGCAAAACAGGGCAAGAAAGCTGCTGCTACCAGCGGAAGACTCATCGAAGGCAGAAAGGTCACCAACTGGAAACAAGCCATCAACCAAATGGCCGTGGCCTACCCCGAACGATTCACCAACTACCTATAA
- a CDS encoding IS110 family RNA-guided transposase — MPTTFECLTGPVAGIDTHTDTHTVAIISDTGRHIATDTFPATNLGYKAISEFIATSGVTTVGVEGTSSYGAGLTRYLRTQKYTIVEVLRPTRTVRRRDGKSDPVDAVAAARQVLAGEALSIPKDTSGPVESLRGLQITRRQIVMTAAKLMTTIKSLLVTAPDEIRCRYSAMSTLVMVESLSRCRPSADLADPRNGVLFALKTLASTYRDLQEQATQIEEHISILVEIINPHVTSIFGCGSVVAADLIVSVGDNPSRIHSEAALAHLCGVAPIPASSGRTHRHRLNRGGDRRANAALHRIALVRMHHEQRTRDYVTKRTKEGLSKKEILRCLKRAIAREVYRVLCQNQTATSSGQIGVAELKARRVERQLSQAQIAEKLGCKPARISDIETGKRPLPQLRTAYEQLLNPA; from the coding sequence ATGCCTACCACCTTTGAATGCCTCACCGGCCCCGTCGCCGGAATCGACACCCACACCGATACCCACACCGTTGCCATCATTTCGGACACTGGCCGGCACATCGCCACTGACACCTTCCCCGCCACCAACTTGGGCTACAAGGCGATCTCAGAGTTCATAGCAACTTCCGGTGTCACCACCGTCGGTGTGGAAGGCACCAGCTCTTATGGAGCAGGCCTGACACGGTACCTTCGTACCCAGAAGTACACAATCGTAGAAGTCCTGCGCCCGACCCGGACAGTTCGACGCCGGGATGGAAAATCAGATCCCGTTGATGCAGTAGCTGCCGCCCGCCAGGTACTCGCCGGGGAAGCCTTAAGCATCCCGAAAGACACCTCCGGGCCCGTGGAATCCCTTCGTGGGTTGCAGATCACTCGCCGTCAGATCGTGATGACTGCAGCGAAACTGATGACAACGATCAAATCGTTGCTGGTCACAGCACCTGATGAAATTCGGTGCCGCTATAGTGCGATGTCTACATTAGTCATGGTGGAGTCATTATCGCGTTGCCGACCTTCAGCAGACCTGGCCGATCCCAGAAATGGTGTGCTTTTCGCGTTGAAGACCTTAGCGTCCACTTATCGTGATTTGCAAGAACAGGCCACTCAGATAGAAGAGCACATCAGCATCCTGGTTGAAATTATCAATCCGCATGTGACGTCGATATTTGGGTGTGGCTCCGTGGTGGCTGCCGATCTGATTGTCAGTGTTGGGGACAATCCAAGCCGGATTCACTCCGAAGCAGCATTAGCCCATCTGTGTGGGGTAGCACCGATTCCGGCTAGCTCGGGAAGAACACATCGGCATCGACTCAACCGGGGCGGTGATCGCCGAGCTAACGCCGCGTTGCACCGCATTGCGTTGGTGCGGATGCACCATGAGCAACGCACCAGGGACTACGTAACCAAGCGCACCAAGGAAGGATTGTCGAAAAAGGAGATCTTACGGTGCCTAAAACGCGCCATCGCCAGGGAAGTCTACCGAGTGCTGTGCCAGAATCAGACGGCTACCTCATCAGGACAGATCGGGGTCGCTGAACTCAAAGCCCGACGAGTCGAAAGACAGCTGTCGCAAGCCCAGATTGCCGAAAAACTCGGGTGCAAGCCAGCAAGGATAAGTGATATAGAAACCGGCAAGCGCCCACTACCCCAGTTAAGAACAGCTTACGAACAACTTCTCAATCCCGCTTGA
- a CDS encoding DUF6270 domain-containing protein codes for MDPDRANRLSYSSDSIIFYWEEFMPEQTIRTFLFGSCVGRDMYEMVGQENGLERVGTVARQSLVSAFHPAPTTGFDFNKIKSAFQKRMASRDFQGSLLNGLEEQKEEIDILIIDLIDERRGVMKYPDGGVFTPTIENKSALVGRYEDLGTQHLEFGTDAFYGAFAREAIAFKNFLLERNLFEKTLILDIPLALAYDKSDSSIDATRAKNHLKWAPKMNERLRELYQLLEAMSFPVAGLSDQTPLMSGGHRWGQAPYHYQDSIYELIYERVIEFVGRDSLQNQNDYEATED; via the coding sequence ATGGACCCGGACAGGGCTAACCGGCTTTCCTACAGCTCGGATTCAATCATCTTCTACTGGGAGGAATTTATGCCGGAACAAACGATTCGAACGTTCTTGTTTGGCTCATGCGTAGGTCGCGACATGTACGAAATGGTAGGTCAAGAAAATGGACTCGAAAGAGTTGGAACAGTCGCCAGGCAATCACTTGTTTCGGCATTTCACCCTGCACCGACTACAGGTTTTGATTTCAACAAAATTAAGTCCGCATTTCAAAAGAGAATGGCGTCAAGGGATTTTCAAGGTTCATTACTAAACGGCCTCGAGGAACAAAAAGAAGAAATCGACATACTAATTATTGACCTTATTGACGAGCGACGTGGGGTGATGAAGTATCCCGACGGTGGAGTTTTTACGCCGACAATCGAAAATAAGTCTGCTCTCGTTGGTCGCTATGAAGACCTCGGAACTCAACACCTGGAATTCGGAACTGATGCTTTCTATGGTGCTTTTGCTCGTGAGGCTATAGCTTTCAAAAATTTCCTCCTTGAACGCAATCTCTTTGAGAAAACCCTGATATTAGATATCCCACTCGCGCTGGCATACGACAAGAGCGATTCCAGCATTGATGCTACCCGGGCAAAGAATCACCTAAAATGGGCGCCTAAAATGAATGAACGACTCAGGGAGCTGTACCAGCTGCTTGAAGCAATGAGTTTCCCAGTCGCCGGACTCTCAGACCAAACTCCACTCATGTCCGGAGGGCACCGTTGGGGGCAGGCACCTTACCACTACCAGGACTCTATATATGAGCTAATCTATGAACGCGTGATTGAATTCGTTGGGCGGGATTCGTTGCAAAACCAAAATGACTACGAAGCTACCGAAGATTAA